Proteins found in one Solitalea lacus genomic segment:
- a CDS encoding DUF1800 domain-containing protein — protein MEKATAKIIQHLYSRAGFGISYKKLQQLHNKPIAKIVKAIFEESNDYSQLDLNLDLEEMKGKEMMSEENRKAMRKFFKESTENLNTRWIQQMSVTNAQLREKMTLFWHGHFACRSFNPIHNQQLNNIMRNYGLGNFKELLVQVSRSPAMLAFLNNQQNRKDSPNENFARELMELFTIGRGNYTEKDVKEAARAFTGWGFKPLTTEFVFRANQHDFGPKTFMEQTGNFDGTDIIDIILKHKETSQFICTKLYKFFVNDKINPQHVNILAEHFYQSNYNIGSTMVLLFTADWFYASENIGANIKSPIEFIVGLNRQFYISYESTDMLLFLQRALGQMLFYPPNVSGWPGGKNWIDSSTLMYRLKIPSVILNNGVIELAGKPDPEEEAQLAMMKKMTTQIQRRVKATPDWDQFMQELPQSMSQEQLIDYLLAPDLAKRKLNLLSELSSKTVKELIIQLVSMPEYQLC, from the coding sequence ATGGAAAAAGCTACCGCCAAAATTATTCAACATTTGTATTCCCGCGCCGGGTTTGGAATTTCTTATAAAAAACTACAGCAATTACACAATAAGCCAATTGCTAAAATAGTTAAGGCAATTTTTGAAGAATCTAATGATTATTCTCAGTTAGATTTAAACCTCGATTTGGAAGAAATGAAGGGAAAGGAAATGATGAGTGAGGAAAATCGTAAGGCAATGCGTAAGTTTTTTAAAGAAAGTACTGAAAACCTTAACACCCGTTGGATTCAGCAAATGAGCGTTACAAATGCTCAATTACGTGAGAAAATGACTTTGTTTTGGCACGGTCATTTCGCTTGTAGAAGTTTCAATCCAATTCATAATCAGCAGCTCAACAATATTATGCGCAACTATGGCTTGGGAAATTTTAAGGAATTGTTGGTGCAGGTTTCCAGATCTCCTGCCATGCTTGCATTTCTTAATAATCAACAAAACCGTAAAGATAGCCCTAATGAAAACTTTGCCCGTGAACTAATGGAGCTTTTTACGATTGGCCGTGGCAATTATACCGAAAAGGATGTTAAAGAAGCAGCACGAGCCTTTACCGGATGGGGATTTAAGCCATTAACCACCGAGTTTGTGTTCAGAGCTAACCAACACGATTTTGGACCGAAAACTTTTATGGAACAAACCGGTAATTTTGACGGAACTGACATCATCGACATTATTCTTAAACATAAGGAAACATCCCAATTCATCTGCACCAAACTGTATAAGTTTTTTGTTAATGATAAAATAAACCCACAACATGTGAACATACTTGCGGAGCATTTTTATCAGTCCAATTATAACATTGGGAGTACAATGGTCTTACTTTTTACGGCTGATTGGTTTTATGCTTCAGAAAATATTGGTGCCAATATCAAGTCTCCAATAGAATTCATTGTTGGTTTAAACCGTCAGTTTTATATAAGCTACGAAAGCACTGATATGCTGCTTTTTTTACAAAGGGCGCTAGGTCAAATGCTTTTCTATCCACCCAATGTAAGCGGCTGGCCAGGTGGAAAAAACTGGATTGACAGCTCAACACTCATGTACCGGTTAAAAATTCCTTCGGTCATTTTAAATAATGGCGTTATTGAATTAGCCGGTAAACCAGACCCAGAGGAAGAAGCACAACTGGCCATGATGAAAAAAATGACTACTCAAATACAACGCAGAGTGAAAGCGACTCCAGACTGGGACCAATTTATGCAAGAACTGCCACAATCCATGAGTCAGGAACAATTGATCGATTATTTACTTGCTCCTGATTTAGCAAAGAGAAAGCTAAATCTGTTATCCGAATTATCATCCAAAACGGTAAAGGAACTGATTATACAATTGGTATCAATGCCTGAGTATCAACTTTGCTAG